The following are encoded in a window of Salinibacter ruber DSM 13855 genomic DNA:
- the thiD gene encoding bifunctional hydroxymethylpyrimidine kinase/phosphomethylpyrimidine kinase, with product MRFRPIVVGALYPGITRGLSADLLATQALSGTGYPVCTSHVVAGDGVVTDVLNVPTDTVAAQLEHLFETRTPTSAKVGIIGATPTVDRVFDHLHSLDGPVVYDLTVSGPSGEDVVEQEGLEAIVERLSEPDLVTIRRTDAALVAGMEIPSLDDAQVAAQRIAQQGAEHVLIRCGKLPTHFYDQEGSPPDYALDLFFDGDDFALFEAPHLDGLQSHHGASSGLLLPLLHHLQTGMELEPALQKAKGRVSEALRALQQDEGDNPDATFFETLEEEPTMAEVQE from the coding sequence ATGCGCTTTCGTCCAATTGTTGTTGGGGCCTTGTACCCCGGCATCACACGCGGCCTAAGTGCCGACCTTCTCGCCACCCAGGCTCTTTCGGGGACGGGGTATCCAGTTTGCACCTCTCACGTCGTTGCCGGAGACGGCGTCGTGACGGACGTCCTCAATGTCCCGACGGACACCGTGGCCGCGCAGCTCGAACATTTGTTTGAGACCCGGACCCCGACCAGTGCCAAAGTGGGCATCATCGGGGCCACACCAACCGTGGACCGAGTGTTCGACCACCTTCACTCGCTGGACGGCCCCGTCGTCTACGACCTCACCGTGAGCGGTCCGAGTGGCGAGGACGTTGTCGAACAGGAAGGATTGGAGGCGATTGTCGAACGCCTCAGTGAGCCGGACCTCGTCACAATCCGGCGCACAGATGCCGCCCTGGTAGCCGGCATGGAAATCCCCAGTCTGGACGATGCCCAGGTGGCCGCCCAACGGATTGCCCAGCAGGGGGCCGAGCACGTTCTGATCCGTTGCGGAAAGCTTCCAACTCACTTCTACGACCAGGAAGGGTCTCCACCGGATTACGCCCTGGATCTCTTTTTCGACGGGGACGACTTTGCCCTCTTCGAGGCCCCACATCTTGACGGCCTCCAGTCGCACCATGGCGCATCGAGTGGCCTTTTGCTTCCCTTGCTCCATCACCTCCAGACCGGGATGGAACTCGAACCCGCACTCCAAAAGGCCAAGGGCCGGGTCTCCGAAGCCCTCCGGGCCCTTCAACAGGACGAGGGAGACAATCCAGACGCTACCTTCTTCGAGACCCTCGAAGAGGAACCGACCATGGCTGAGGTTCAAGAGTAG